A region from the Ptychodera flava strain L36383 chromosome 10, AS_Pfla_20210202, whole genome shotgun sequence genome encodes:
- the LOC139142613 gene encoding uncharacterized protein, with translation MDTAGEVTEYHSEDVGDPLLLNRLPVPKVVRLKEGAPVMLVKNMSKYLVNGLRGTVMKNEPEKVHVYFDQIESTAVITYQAFSRYNKELGKEVATRRQIPLRLAYCLTIHKSQGMTLDSVVVDCKCISNPGQLGVAVSRVRSLHNLRIINFKQRHCPVQPPIIYDYLRQHPVTPSIDKACCKSNTQEVTENLEQSAADCNTDSDGESFNSDSSCELGPEEIESTDPMVQLSEENEGVPDMEETITDTIIPPNFSGISILQDITFKNPETENQKEQNRVIQRLAADEHVLQKFCEQQWKTIHELFRVNCLKRKKAETRDFTAFSASFFSYLTCREYTNVCLSLFCKNSLSTHEESVMTKIHTSIKTSVLKLSHLKDSVENQQPVKGNANVDKMSTDGMGSLRYLAGRCVSKLRKRLKAKVLRNLYSRRMIEVNKDTNRLIDLLSYLETPYDELVQIPNIKIHLKVFNEDSIPWVG, from the exons ATGGATACAGCTGGTGAAGTGACTGAATATCACTCTGAAGATGTTGGTGATCCACTGCTTTTGAATAGGTTACCTGTCCCGAAG gttGTCCGATTAAAAGAAGGGGCACCAGTCATGCTTGTAAAGAATATGTCAAAATATCTTGTCAATGGTCTCAGAGGAACTGTCATGAAGAATGAGCCAGAAAAAGTACATGTCTACTTTGATCAGATAGAGTCAACGGCTGTGATAACATATCAAGCTTTCTCAAG ATACAACAAGGAGCTGGGTAAAGAGGTTGCTACAAGACGTCAGATTCCACTACGTTTGGCATATTGTCTCACCATTCACAAGAGCCAGGGAATGACACTTGATTCGGTTGTTGTGGACTGCAAATGCATCAGTAACCCTGGACAGTTAGGAGTAGCCGTAAGCAGGGTTAGGTCGCTTCATAACCTGAGAATTATAAACTTTAAGCAACGGCACTGTCCTGTTCAGCCACCCATAATTTATGATTATCTTCGACAACATCCAGTTACCCCTTCTATTGACAAAGCATGTTGCAAATCAAATACACAAGAGGTAACAGAAAACTTGGAGCAGAGTGCAGCTGACTGCAACACTGATTCTGATGGCGAGTCATTCAACAGTGATTCATCATGTGAACTTGGTCCTGAAGAGATTGAAAGCACAGATCCTATGGTACAATTATCTGAAGAGAATGAGGGGGTTCCTGACATGGAAGAAACAATAACTGATACCATTATTCCACCTAATTTTTCAGGGATAAGTATATTGCAGGACATCACATTCAAAAACCCAGAAACAGAGAACCAGAAAGAACAAAACAGAGTTATTCAACGTCTCGCTGCAGATGAACATGTGTTGCAGAAATTTTGTGAACAGCAATGGAAAACTATTCATGAATTGTTTAGAGTTAACTGCTTGAAAAGGAAAAAGGCTGAAACCCGAGATTTTACTGCCTTCTCAGCATCCTTTTTTTCTTATTTGACATGCAGAGAGTATACAAATGTGTGTTTGTCACTATTTTGTAAGAATTCGCTCAGTACCCATGAAGAAAGTGTCATGACAAAAATtcatacatcaatcaaaacctCAGTACTTAAATTGTCGCACCTGAAAGACTCAGTTGAAAACCAGCAGCCTGTAAAAGGAAATGCAAACGTTGACAAGATGTCAACTGATGGCATGGGCAGTTTAAGATACTTAGCTGGAAGATGTGTTTCCAAGTTGAGAAAACGTTTGAAAGCtaaagttttgagaaatttatacTCCAGAAGAATGATTGAAgtaaacaaagacacaaacagGTTGATTGATCTACTTTCATATCTAGAGACACCCTATGATGAACTTGTAcaaataccaaatataaagATACACTTGAAGGTGTTCAACGAAGACAGTATTCCATGGGTAGGCTAA
- the LOC139142615 gene encoding uncharacterized protein, whose product MATHVLQLVFLGDTGFKFPIAHFPTTEITAPELFDIFWRCVGLLKDWQFNVNYGCFDGASSNRSFVKLHFKNTHPKELQFTVPNIYDSNKEMTFIFDPSHEFKKIRNNILKSSRRQGPRHLVHGDHDIIWHHWVRAYEWDLNTNPVRIHFKLTEEHLHPDQTAKMRNHLAEEVLNKDMLYLMLAYQKSLPTEIDRWHLNKTIELLEQTSQLIDNFRDLRPIKEYDDTRLHENMNILRWFSDWEATVMDDDSMSPEEKKRSLLSKETRDDLISLILGFDRLCKNKLGQCRGGYIIPGRVNSDIVENIFCSQRSMSNGGCTNPNYTQYGKSINTIILTQGILSKKSNVKVVNKSGYSALPYHMHTGEPLKPSKKRKIHLLSKICNAKKININRQWR is encoded by the exons ATGGCCACACATGTACTGCAACTCGTCTTTCTTGGAGATACTGGTTTCAAGTTTCCAATTGCACATTTTCCAACGACGGAGATTACAGCCCCAGAGTTGTTTGACATATTTTGGAGGTGTGTTGGTTTGCTGAAAGATTGGCAATTCAAT GTCAACTATGGATGCTTTGATGGTGCTTCAAGCAATCGTTCATTTGTAAAACTCCATTTCAAAAACACGCATCCAAAGGAATTACAGTTCACAGTGCCAAATATATATGACTCAAATAAGGAAATGACTTTCATATTTGATCCATCA CATGAATTTAAGAAGATTCGAAACAACATTCTCAAAAGTAGCAGGAGACAAGGACCAAGGCACTTGGTGCATGGAGACCATGACATCATATGGCACCATTGGGTTAGAGCATATGAATGGGACCTTAACACCAATCCTGTAAGGATTCACTTCAAACTGACAGAAGAACACTTGCACCCAGATCAAACTGCAAAGATGAGGAATCACCTAGCAGAGGAAGTTCTCAACAAGGACATGCTTTACTTAATGCTT GCGTATCAAAAGTCACTTCCCACTGAGATTGACAGGTGGCATCTTAACAAGACGATAGAGTTACTGGAGCAGACATCCCAATTGATTGATAATTTTCGAGATCTTCGTCCCATTAAGGAATATGACGACACCAGGCTTCATGAGAATATGAACATCTTGAGATGGTTTTCGGACTGGGAAGCTACTGTAATGGATGATGACAGCATGTCACCTGAAGAGAAAAAGAGAAGCTTGCTGTCAAAGGAAACACGGGACGATCTGATCAGCTTGATCTTGGGCTTTGATagattatgcaaaaataaacttgGCCAGTGTCGTGGGGGATACATTATTCCTGGGCGGGTTAACTCTGATATAGTCGAGAATATTTTTTGCTCTCAACGTAGTATGTCAAATGGTGGATGTACTAATCCAAATTATACACAGTATGGTAAAAGTATAAACACCATCATTTTAACGCAAGGTATTCTATCAAAGAAATCAAATGTTAAAGTTGTCAACAAATCTGGCTACTCAGCATTGCCATACCATATGCACACAGGAGAGCCCCTCAAACCatcaaaaaagagaaaaatacaccttttatcaaaaatctgtaatgccaaaaaaatcaatattaatAGACAATGGAGATGA
- the LOC139142617 gene encoding apoptotic protease-activating factor 1-like, giving the protein MAGSEQRIDSMITKQLIFLRENLTFDQCRDFVRHMTLTEVDIDTVKHDFTDSDVRERKYQLLRMVVQRHKGQVSHTKFEDTLIEMGLRSVAEDFTKYKESHSLTNYLPTESQASSTMTGSSGFDRKEFKEGSVSKAKCHGVDLLIREYVDRPAEIDEILQLIDRAESAPVGIIDAKRQDQYEYQSTPIGIKGLGGIGKTTIAKAIAQRVCRELNMEVFWLTISQKSDILRSFNTLKFYFSGKKESFPDVKAGQEWLRESTKDKQILLILDDVWNETDVIPFNVLGPKCKLLLTTRNDNVISFNKARSFKLGGLSIEQSREMLLRYTGMDANKIRELHLGQMFKEFQNILKDHPLAIALIGSVLRQFSSSKDVSNRWKRTLQKLSKRNAFWEQKVNKLRTESYSYSLNGAFDVSFNFLGSDEESEEDEMLQDKLTRLQRRFLDFALFPEDTAIPGHVLKKFWSHENSLTSSNDNSDAESDGDDDDDGDDDDDDYLDDDLYALKESSLVNDVKSDSDECCYGVHDLVLQYAEYKFNKMLGKGSFQRRQEAFLHCYTISLNCAEAEEATCPPKSAVHSVSDVTYQPKNRQVETKTTGIVTPWWKINNDGYIYQHLMHHLLKAGDEQSAGKLLIEYEWIKRKLRETDIAAVISDFELYFKHFKSLKKAIEDCVVMLYETLNFTARIISKDKDQLPYQLLGSLVEIEEPSVQLLVSKMKIDETVNRKYSLVPLTSSLTQPGGYLKRSIPDNKATVLCVAFTHDNKRIIAGLGTGGYKKARILVVDRATGREAILGKECDHHEGLVFGLAIHPKDYFVITASFDMTLKVWPLDDDFESVHTLTGHDDNVFCVTLSADGSFAVSGSADKTIRKWDMLKKECTLTMKGHHKTIRQVCITSKSDQVVSGSEDETIRVWCLNSGQQLRQFDSRVKFIYQIAITHDDERVIAVGINENAIVMNLNNGNLITELKGHGCEIIACAVTNNDSHVFTGAADGKIRMWSLITYKEERLFQGHAERVRYIGISKDRKAMASGSEDCSLKLWDCDPDHTKQVLIQRGHGKAVTALAVKAEGNMILSASLDFTVQLWELSTFSCVHTFHGHIDSVNCLAISQELGYGLSGSDDKTINVWDLDRRENVCNPLLGHEYGITALKAARFHERNIMVSGSIDNTLILWNLDECIPLCKLISEFYDVKDIAVNCNEIAASFGDSVSQWTITKDKVDKILSNVFTRDDEGDPASCQKSSKGDFSVQSESGFSLMLSEQYEPDVSVVSKQLYTFPIVEKVNRNGYVVGWDEVSRIRLWDLNNEMESKISSGHEDNDLVTSLYLTPDNEILLCGSEKGHVNLIGLNNTESYIGKLKRQLQLNSSVTSIFLLESESVCDDKTYSVLMFAGFDNGLISWWKTNNRSSIYGCGRTPFSSIDPKQLLESESSAKLLEIDGEQEIGRVASCVSQLVGYFQDTNPMLLSTCKSDEDISITIWNVIKGQQVKKLSGHKGPVTALCLVEPTVLLSASLDGTVRCWNVQTGTCSRVDESNFGSKCGIKCLTVFPNKKSYLIGSRNNVMEEHELETGKKVGRDIQLGPRFNMKHLAVSHDSRTVTCCYDNYFSEMREKDNGEYKVILSMMGHQNEWGNISKFGEDGHTVLSGTTHCRLKAWDTNNGHTLAYVGRCAVQSKQQLEKERKIESHTRMVTSVKMHKERFILTGSYDKSIKVWKIEKNEDSVGLTYHVQSTFFFEHAVTSVDVTKDDVVCVGLLNGLICFLELRDTCFKQ; this is encoded by the exons ATGGCGG GTTCGGAGCAGAGGATTGACAGCATGATAACTAAACAGCTGATATTTCTCAGGGAAAACCTGACATTTGATCAGTGTAGAGATTTTGTCAGACACATGACGCTGACGGAAGTTGATATCGATACAGTAAAACATGATTTTACTGACTCTGATGTCAGAGAGCGAAAGTATCAGCTACTTCGGATGGTTGTACAGCGCCATAAAGGACAGGTCTCTCACACAAAATTTGAAGATACCTTAATTGAAATGGGCTTGAGAAGTGTGGCAGAAGActttactaaatataaag AAAGTCATTCCTTGACCAATTATTTGCCTACAGAAAGTCAAGCAAGTTCTACAATGACAG GAAGTTCTGGTTTTGATCGTAAAGAATTCAAGGAAGGGTCTGTTTCCAAAG cGAAGTGTCACGGAGTTGACCTTCTTATCAGAGAATATGTTGACAGACCTgctgaaattgatgaaattttgcagctaattgACCGTGCAGAATCAGCTCCAGTTGGCATTATCGATGCTAAACGTCAGGATCAGTATGAATATCAATCAACTCCCATAGGCATAAAGGGACTTGGAGGCATTGGAAAGACAACCATAGCAAAAGCAATTGCACAGAGAGTGTGCAGGGAGTTAAATATGGAAGTGTTTTGGTTGACAATCTCTCAAAAATCTGACATTCTACGTTCTTTCAATACTCTAAAGTTCTACTTCAGTGGTAAGAAAGAAAGCTTTCCAGATGTTAAGGCAGGGCAGGAATGGCTAAGGGAAAGCACAAAGGACAAGCAGATTTTACTTATTCTAGATGATGTTTGGAATGAAACTGATGTTATACCATTTAATGTGTTAGGGCCAAAGTGTAAGCTTCTCTTAACTACACGTAATGATAATGTTATCAGTTTCAACAAGGCAAGATCTTTCAAACTTGGTGGCCTTAGTATTGAGCAATCCAGAGAAATGTTACTGAGATATACAGGTATGGATGCCAATAAAATCAGAGAATTACATCTTGGGCAAATGTTCAAAGAGTTTCAAAACATCTTAAAGGATCACCCACTTGCCATAGCTTTGATCGGATCTGTTCTGCGACAATTCAGTTCTTCAAAGGATGTCAGTAACAGATGGAAACGCACTTTGCAAAAGTTGAGTAAAAGAAACGCATTTTGGGAGCAGAAAGTTAACAAACTAAGGACAGAAAGCTATTCGTACTCTCTAAATGGTGCATTTGATGTCAGTTTCAACTTTCTTGGATCAGATGAAGAATCTGAAGAAGATGAAATGCTACAGGATAAACTTACAAGACTGCAGAGAAGATTTCTTGATTTTGCACTTTTTCCAGAAGACACTGCAATTCCAGGTCATGTTCTGAAAAAATTTTGGAGCCATGAAAATTCTCTGACATCTTCCAATGACAACAGTGATGCAGAAtctgatggtgatgatgatgatgatggtgatgatgatgatgatgattacttGGATGATGACTTGTATGCTCTGAAGGAGTCTTCATTGGTAAATGATGTAAAGTCAGATTCTGATGAATGTTGCTATGGTGTTCATGATCTAGTACTTCAGTATGCAGAgtataaatttaacaaaatgctTGGGAAAGGATCCTTTCAAAGGCGCCAAGAAGCATTCTTACACTGTTATACAATATCCCTAAATTGTGCCGAGGCTGAGGAAGCAACATGCCCACCAAAATCAGCTGTACATAGTGTGTCAGATGTGACATATCAACCAAAGAACAGACAAGTTGAGACAAAAACCACAGGAATTGTGACTCCATGGTGGAAGATAAACAATGATGGCTATATCTACCAACATCTCATGCATCATTTATTGAAGGCTGGTGATGAACAAAGTGCTGGAAAACTGCTCATTGAATATGAATGGATTAAGAGGAAGCTAAGAGAAACAGACATAGCTGCAGTCATCTCGGACTTTGAACTTTATTTTAAACACTTTAAGTCACTTAAAAAAGCAATTGAAGACTGCGTAGTCATGCTGTATGAAACTCTAAATTTTACGGCACGCATTATTAGCAAGGACAAGGACCAATTACCGTATCAACTCCTAGGATCCCTTGTTGAAATAGAAGAACCTAGTGTCCAACTCCTTGTTAGCAAGATGAAGATTGATGAGACAGTAAATAGAAAATATAGTTTAGTTCCGCTGACTTCCTCTCTTACTCAGCCTGGTGGTTACTTAAAACGATCGATTCCAGATAACAAAGCCACAGTTTTGTGTGTTGCATTTACCCATGATAACAAGAGAATAATAGCAGGGCTTGGAACTGGTGGTTATAAGAAGGCACGCATTCTAGTAGTGGATAGAGCAACGGGAAGAGAGGCCATCCTTGGCAAAGAATGTGACCACCATGAAGGGCTTGTGTTTGGTCTTGCCATTCATCCAAAGGATTACTTTGTAATCACTGCATCCTTTGATATGACACTCAAAGTATGGCCACTGGATGATGACTTTGAAAGTGTACATACACTGACTGGCCATGATGATAATGTATTTTGTGTGACACTCTCTGCTGACGGATCATTTGCTGTGTCTGGCTCAGCAGATAAAACAATCCGTAAGTGGGATATGTTAAAAAAAGAGTGCACCCTAACAATGAAAGGTCATCACAAGACAATCCGTCAAGTGTGTATCACCAGTAAAAGTGATCAAGTAGTGTCTGGCTCTGAAGATGAAACAATAAGGGTCTGGTGTCTAAATTCTGGCCAACAACTCAGGCAGTTTGATTCCAGGGTTAAATTCATCTATCAAATTGCGATTACACATGATGATGAAAGGGTTATTGCTGTTGGAATCAATGAGAATGCTATTGTCATGAACCTTAACAATGGAAATTTGATTACTGAGTTAAAAGGACATGGATGTGAAATCATTGCCTGTGCTGTGACTAACAACGACTCCCATGTCTTCACTGGTGCAGCTGATGGTAAAATTAGAATGTGGTCACTCATTACCTATAAGGAGGAACGTCTGTTCCAAGGTCATGCCGAGAGAGTGCGATATATCGGCATCTCAAAAGATCGTAAAGCAATGGCATCTGGGTCAGAAGATTGCTCACTCAAGCTGTGGGATTGTGACCCAGACCATACAAAGCAAGTTTTAATACAGAGAGGTCATGGCAAAGCTGTTACTGCACTTGCTGTCAAGGCAGAAGGCAATATGATTTTGTCAGCATCACTTGATTTTACAGTACAGTTATGGGAACTGTCTACATTCTCATGTGTGCACACATTTCATGGACACATTGATAGTGTAAACTGTCTTGCTATATCACAAGAGCTAGGATATGGATTGTCTGGCTCAGATGACAAAACTATCAATGTGTGGGATCTGGATAGAAGGGAAAATGTCTGCAATCCTCTGCTTGGGCATGAGTATGGCATAACAGCTCTCAAGGCCGCAAGATTCCATGAAAGAAATATCATGGTATCAGGTTCTATTGATAACACTCTGATACTTTGGAATCTGGATGAGTGCATTCCTCTCTGTAAACTGATCTCTGAGTTTTACGATGTCAAAGACATTGCTGTAAACTGCAACGAGATTGCTGCATCATTTGGGGACAGTGTCAGTCAGTGGACAATTACAAAagacaaagttgacaaaattctttcaaatgtcTTCACCAGAGATGATGAAGGAGACCCTGCATCTTGCCAGAAATCATCCAAGGGTGATTTTTCTGTCCAAAGCGAATCAGGATTTTCCTTGATGTTAAGTGAACAATATGAACCTGACGTATCTGTGGTTTCAAAACAGCTGTATACATTTCCTATTGTTGAAAAAGTTAACAGGAATGGATATGTGGTCGGCTGGGATGAAGTGAGCAGAATTCGCCTGTGGGATTTAAACAATGAAATGGAGTCAAAGATTTCAAGTGGTCATGAAGATAATGATCTGGTAACATCCCTTTATCTAACACCAGACAATGAAATACTCTTATGTGGCAGTGAAAAGGGGCATGTCAATTTAATTGGGTTGAACAACACAGAAAGCTACATTGGAAAACTGAAGAGACAGTTACAGCTAAACAGTTCAGTTACAAGTATATTTCTGTTGGAAAGTGAGTCTGTTTGTGATGACAAAACTTACTCAGTCCTCATGTTTGCTGGGTTTGATAATGGTCTCATATCTTGGTGGAAAACAAACAACAGGAGTAGCATCTATGGGTGTGGTAGAACACCCTTCTCCAGTATTGACCCCAAACAATTGTTGGAGAGTGAAAGTTCTGCCAAGCTGCTTGAAATTGATGGAGAACAAGAAATTGGAAGGGTAGCATCTTGTGTCTCACAGTTGGTGGGCTATTTTCAAGACACTAATCCCATGTTATTGTCTACTTGTAAAAGTGATGAAGACATTTCAATAACCATTTGGAATGTAATCAAAGGCCAACAGGTAAAGAAGCTGTCAGGACACAAAGGACCTGTTACAGCCCTTTGCTTGGTTGAACCAACAGTGCTCTTATCAGCATCTCTTGATGGCACGGTAAGATGCTGGAATGTACAAACTGGTACATGTAGTCGGGTAGATGAAAGCAACTTTGGGTCAAAGTGTGGCATAAAGTGTCTCACTGTTTTCCCAAACAAGAAGAGCTACTTAATTGGATCACGGAATAATGTTATGGAAGAGCATGAATTGGAAACTGGAAAGAAAGTAGGAAGAGATATACAACTTGGTCCAAGATTCAATATGAAACATCTTGCTGTGTCTCATGATAGTAGAACGGTAACTTGCTGTTATGACAACTATTTTTCAGAGATGAGAGAGAAAGACAATGGGGAATACAAAGTAATATTATCTATGATGGGACATCAAAATGAATGgggtaatatttcaaaatttggtgaagaTGGGCACACTGTCTTGTCCGGTACAACCCACTGTCGACTAAAGGCTTGGGACACCAACAATGGGCATACTCTTGCATATGTTGGACGATGTGCAGTTCAAAGCAAGCAGCAGTTGGAGAAAGAAAGGAAGATAGAAAGTCATACAAGAATGGTCACATCTGTCAAAATGCATAAAGAGAGGTTTATACTAACTGGATCCTATGACAAATCCATAAAAGTTTGGAAGATTGAGAAGAACGAAGACTCCGTTGGATTAACCTATCATgttcaaagtacatttttctTTGAGCATGCAGTAACATCAGTTGATGTTACCAAAGATGATGTAGTTTGTGTTGGACTATTAAATGGATTGATATGTTTTCTTGAACTGAGAGACACTTGCTTTAAACAGTGA